Proteins encoded in a region of the Mycolicibacterium duvalii genome:
- a CDS encoding TetR/AcrR family transcriptional regulator — translation MAVRPPRSAKLSRDAIVNAALTFLDREGWDALTINALANQLGTKGPSLYNHVHSLDDLRRTVRMRVVGDIIEMLNTVAQGRSPDDAVVVMASAYRSYAHHHPGRYSAFTRMPLGGDDPEFTDATHAAAAPVISVLAAYGLDEEAAFYAALEFWSAMHGFVLLEMTGVMAGIDTDAVFTDMVMRLAAGMRSR, via the coding sequence ATGGCAGTCCGGCCGCCGCGTTCGGCGAAATTGAGTCGCGACGCCATCGTCAACGCCGCACTGACCTTCCTGGATCGCGAGGGCTGGGACGCGCTGACCATCAACGCGCTGGCCAACCAGCTCGGCACCAAGGGCCCGTCGCTGTACAACCACGTGCACAGCCTCGACGACCTGCGGCGCACCGTCCGCATGCGGGTGGTCGGCGACATCATCGAGATGCTCAACACCGTCGCACAGGGGCGCAGCCCCGACGACGCGGTGGTGGTCATGGCCAGCGCCTACCGCAGCTACGCCCACCACCATCCCGGGCGGTACTCGGCGTTCACCCGGATGCCGCTGGGCGGCGACGACCCCGAGTTCACCGACGCCACCCACGCGGCCGCCGCACCGGTCATCTCGGTGCTGGCGGCCTACGGCCTCGACGAGGAGGCCGCGTTCTACGCCGCGCTGGAGTTCTGGTCGGCGATGCACGGCTTCGTCCTGCTGGAGATGACCGGGGTGATGGCCGGCATCGACACCGACGCCGTCTTCACGGACATGGTCATGCGTCTGGCCGCCGGAATGCGGTCCCGCTGA
- a CDS encoding DUF3060 domain-containing protein — MSLRSYGIAALSALALTLAGCGATSEDDTDPTATAGSSGAQIEIGNTINYGSFSTTTEIDCADGKSLNVGGSNNTLTVVGTCANVNIGGSDNRINFDRVDKELSVVGLNNTVTYRAGDPQVNDTGNNNSITRG; from the coding sequence ATGTCTTTGCGTTCGTACGGAATCGCCGCCCTGTCCGCACTGGCGCTGACGCTGGCCGGCTGCGGTGCCACCAGCGAGGACGACACCGACCCCACGGCCACCGCGGGCTCGTCCGGGGCCCAGATCGAGATCGGCAACACGATCAACTACGGCTCGTTCAGCACCACGACCGAGATCGACTGCGCGGACGGCAAGTCGCTGAACGTCGGCGGTTCCAACAACACCCTGACGGTGGTCGGGACCTGCGCCAACGTCAACATCGGCGGATCGGACAACCGCATCAACTTCGACCGGGTGGACAAGGAACTGTCGGTGGTCGGACTCAACAACACCGTCACCTACCGCGCCGGCGACCCCCAGGTGAACGACACCGGCAACAACAACAGCATCACCCGCGGTTGA
- a CDS encoding DUF3558 domain-containing protein, with product MRILQQLSIAAVGLALAGCGGTEPPAEPASATASGFESRDCNGITDADVDAAVGAPMFEQAVVGDAGCFWQEDTVIGFVGVGMGISTWWYRGSDMNTERELEALAGRTLAELSIDGNKGFKAYDNTACSIYVAKGGDVITWSIQTLNSATLPDLCSVVEQLAQLSQERVN from the coding sequence GTGCGGATCCTCCAGCAGCTGTCCATCGCCGCCGTCGGTCTGGCCCTGGCCGGGTGCGGCGGCACCGAGCCGCCGGCCGAACCGGCATCCGCCACGGCGTCCGGATTCGAGAGCCGGGACTGCAACGGCATCACCGACGCCGACGTCGACGCCGCCGTCGGCGCGCCGATGTTCGAGCAGGCCGTGGTGGGCGACGCCGGCTGCTTCTGGCAGGAAGACACGGTGATCGGCTTCGTCGGGGTCGGCATGGGCATCTCGACGTGGTGGTACCGCGGCAGCGACATGAACACCGAACGCGAGCTCGAAGCGCTGGCCGGGCGCACCCTGGCCGAGCTGTCCATCGACGGCAACAAGGGCTTCAAGGCCTACGACAACACCGCGTGCAGTATCTACGTCGCCAAGGGCGGCGATGTCATCACCTGGTCGATCCAGACGCTGAACTCGGCGACGTTGCCAGACTTGTGTTCGGTCGTCGAACAGCTGGCGCAGCTCAGCCAGGAGCGGGTGAACTAG
- a CDS encoding DUF3060 domain-containing protein — MKSTSAGRLLVVGALGFAAVFAAPPASAENGDTHITGVGMVQTIDCKNATVFVNGANNQVNAIGTCWAVTVQGSSNVVVVDNVINDITVYGYDQTVFYKGGEPIVWDRGRELGMTNRINRVPA; from the coding sequence ATGAAGTCGACGTCTGCGGGACGGTTGCTGGTCGTAGGTGCGCTCGGATTCGCCGCGGTGTTCGCGGCGCCGCCGGCGTCGGCAGAGAACGGCGACACCCACATCACCGGGGTGGGCATGGTCCAGACCATCGACTGCAAGAACGCGACGGTGTTCGTCAACGGTGCCAACAACCAGGTCAACGCGATCGGCACCTGCTGGGCGGTGACGGTGCAGGGCTCGTCGAACGTCGTCGTCGTAGACAACGTGATCAACGACATCACCGTCTACGGCTACGACCAGACGGTGTTCTACAAGGGCGGCGAGCCGATCGTGTGGGACCGCGGCCGGGAATTGGGGATGACCAACCGGATCAATCGGGTACCCGCTTGA
- a CDS encoding crotonase/enoyl-CoA hydratase family protein: MSGGVRVEKSGPVTTVIMNRPQARNAVNGPAAEELHAAFDEFDRDDAAAVAVLWGDNGTFCAGADLKALGTPDSNPVHRTGPGPMGPSRMVLSKPVIAAVSGYAVAGGLELALWCDLRVVEQDAVMGVFCRRWGVPLIDGGTVRLPRLIGHSRAMDLILTGRAVHADEAQAIGLANRVVPTGQARERAEELAAELAALPQQCLRADRMSVLNQWGCSEAEAMDFEFGSMSRVAAESLAGAARFAGGAGRHGAPA; the protein is encoded by the coding sequence ATGAGCGGTGGAGTGCGAGTCGAGAAGAGCGGGCCGGTCACCACGGTGATCATGAACCGGCCGCAGGCCCGCAACGCCGTCAACGGCCCGGCGGCCGAGGAGTTGCACGCGGCGTTCGACGAGTTCGACCGGGACGACGCGGCGGCGGTGGCGGTGCTGTGGGGCGACAACGGAACATTCTGTGCGGGTGCCGATCTCAAGGCGCTCGGCACACCGGACTCCAACCCGGTGCACCGCACCGGCCCGGGACCGATGGGGCCGAGCCGCATGGTGTTGTCCAAGCCGGTGATCGCGGCGGTGAGCGGCTACGCCGTCGCGGGCGGCCTGGAACTGGCGCTGTGGTGTGACCTGCGGGTGGTCGAGCAGGACGCCGTCATGGGCGTGTTCTGCCGGCGCTGGGGGGTCCCCCTGATCGACGGCGGCACCGTGCGGCTGCCCCGGCTCATCGGCCACAGCCGCGCGATGGACCTGATCCTGACCGGGCGCGCGGTCCACGCCGACGAGGCACAGGCGATCGGGCTCGCCAACCGCGTGGTGCCGACCGGGCAGGCCCGTGAACGCGCCGAGGAGCTGGCCGCCGAACTGGCCGCGCTACCCCAGCAGTGCCTGCGGGCCGACCGGATGTCGGTGCTCAACCAGTGGGGCTGCTCGGAAGCCGAGGCGATGGACTTCGAGTTCGGGAGCATGTCGCGGGTCGCGGCGGAATCCCTGGCCGGAGCCGCCCGATTCGCGGGCGGCGCGGGCCGTCACGGCGCCCCGGCCTGA
- a CDS encoding DUF3558 domain-containing protein, with protein MRQRAGVWIGAALSALIVAGCAQTVPGTAQREDANADSGRSYGYVDDSCGLLDDSTVKETLGADELARPYSGAVCQYVLSRGAAPALIDVTFSWFATGTLARERTLAERRGGVVTDIVVERRPAFTARRDVTGAACSATAAAGSGVVSWWVQYRGRDAGEPCVAAEKLLTATLRSDM; from the coding sequence ATGCGTCAACGTGCCGGGGTGTGGATCGGGGCGGCCCTGTCCGCGCTGATCGTCGCCGGCTGCGCGCAGACCGTGCCGGGCACCGCCCAGCGCGAGGACGCGAACGCCGACAGCGGTCGCAGTTACGGATACGTCGACGACAGCTGCGGACTGCTCGACGACTCGACGGTGAAGGAAACGCTGGGCGCCGACGAGCTGGCACGGCCCTACAGCGGGGCGGTGTGTCAGTACGTGCTGTCGAGGGGTGCGGCTCCGGCGCTCATCGACGTCACGTTCTCGTGGTTCGCGACCGGGACGCTGGCGCGGGAGCGGACGTTGGCCGAGCGGCGCGGCGGCGTCGTCACCGACATCGTGGTGGAACGGCGCCCGGCGTTCACCGCGCGTCGCGACGTCACCGGGGCGGCATGCTCGGCGACCGCGGCCGCCGGGTCGGGGGTCGTGAGCTGGTGGGTGCAGTACCGGGGGCGCGACGCCGGAGAACCGTGCGTGGCCGCCGAGAAATTGCTGACCGCGACGCTGCGCTCGGACATGTGA